In Penaeus monodon isolate SGIC_2016 chromosome 15, NSTDA_Pmon_1, whole genome shotgun sequence, a genomic segment contains:
- the LOC119581926 gene encoding uncharacterized protein LOC119581926: MMTSHLSKKIACIVFILSIAKAYKTEEPTPGSNLEREFKALSLDLLHTVRRSDFRCPTVCTTLLTTTCQSECERRGLPSLPCRLFCYSSQVTCCHCPEFCHFPFQDCYARCLLHDTACKDRCLQTVQSCCSNSGK, from the exons ATGATGACCTCTCACCTCTCTAAG aaAATTGCGTGCATCGTTTTTATTTTGTCTATAGCAAAGGCATACAAG ACGGAGGAGCCTACACCTGGAAGCAACCTGGAGAGAGAATTCAAGGCGTTGTCCCTGGATCTCCTGCACACCGTCAGGAGGAGCGACTTCAG ATGCCCTACCGTGTGCACGACGCTCCTCACCACGACCTGCCAGAGCGAGTGCGAGCGCCGTGGTCTGCCGTCGCTTCCTTGTCGTCTTTTTTGTTATTCCTCTCAAGTCACCTGCTGCCACTGCCCCGAATTCTGCCACTTTCCGTTCCAAGACTGTTATGCGAGGTGCCTGCTTCACGATACTGCTTGTAAGGACAGATGCCTTCAAACGGTCCAGTCTTGCTGTTCCAACTCAGGGAAGTAG
- the LOC119582303 gene encoding pro-resilin-like has protein sequence MNSVNMKITFKMMQKVAVAVLTFAALARAAPQEGYNYPTPGVQGLPLAGSGSGSGQFSSGSGFRQEQYPSVPAQYAFQWDVNDAPSGNFFGHGEQRENDDTKGKYYVQLPDGRRLVVEYYVDSNGFHPTVSFEGQITAGGQGQYGQEGISVWV, from the exons ATGAACAGCGTGAACATGAAGATA ACATTCAAAATGATGCAGAAG GTAGCGGTCGCAGTGCTCACGTTCGCGGCGCTGGCTCGGGCGGCGCCTCAGGAGGGCTACAACTACCCGACGCCCGGGGTTCAAGGACTGCCTCTGGCCGGGTCCGGTTCGGGTTCCGGACAGTTCTCTTCTGGGTCCGGGTTCAGGCAGGAACAATACCCTTCCGTGCCCGCCCAGTACGCCTTCCAGTGGGACGTGAACGACGCGCCTTCAGGGAACTTCTTCGGCCACGgcgagcagagagagaatgacgacACTAAGGGAAA gtactacgtgcagcttcccgacggACGCCGCCTGGTGGTTGAGTATTACGTGGACAGCAACGGCTTCCACCCCACCGTGTCCTTCGAGGGCCAGATCACGGCCGGAGGTCAGGGCCAGTATGGCCAGG AAGGAATTTCAGTGTGGGTATGA